The Thermacetogenium phaeum DSM 12270 genome segment AAGGAATCAGGAGGATAGGGGTCAAAGCGGTGGATGTCTTCGGTTATGAGAGCAGGGCGTATTCTCTAGTGTGTTCTAGTGAGCAAAAAATAACATGAGAGCGGTGGGCTGCATCTGGCCCGCAGCCGTGGGGTAGGAGATGTGAAATGAAGCTGCGAATTGCGGGTTATGAACGGGAAAGTGTGGTCGACGGGCCGGGGATCAGATTCGTTATCTTTGCTCAGGGTTGTCCTCACCGCTGCAAGGGGTGTCATAATCCGGAGACATGGGATTTTTCCGGAGGGCGGGAGGTGACCGAGGAAGAACTCCTTTCGATAATAAAAGCGACCAAACTCTTGAGGGGGGTTACCTTCTCCGGAGGGGAGCCATTTGCTCAGGCGCAGGCCTTCGCCTCCTTGGCGGAAAAGGTCAAAGGACTGGGGTTGGATATCGTTACCTATACGGGATATACTTTTGAAGAAATCTTAGAGATGGCTCAACATGACCCGGATAAAAAAAGGCTTCTGGAGCTGAGCGATCTCCTCGTAGACGGCCCTTACATTGAAAAAGAAAGGGACATATCCCTGCCCTTTCGGGGCTCCCGGAATCAGAGATTGATTGCTGTAAAAGACTCCCTGGCTTTGGGAAGGGCCGTTGTTACAAGTATATAACATTATCCATTCCCAAGGGTTGTTGGTGTCATAAAATTTTTAAAATAACCAGATGGAGGAACAAGGCAAAGGAAAAGCCACGGATAGTCAAGGCATTCCTAGCGGAAAACCGTGGCCCTGTGATGAAATGGGATTCCGGTTGTGTAAACAAGAGCAGCTCTCTTACTTGATCGTTTCGGAATTCGAAAAAAGAGGGGCTCTGGCAGTATTTACCACACGGCATGGCGGTGTCAGCGAGGGACCCTATAAGTCTTTGAATCTGGGGCTGCACACAGGTGATGCATCCCAGATTGTGGCCACCAACAGAAGGCTACTCTATGCTGCCCTGGGAATACGGGAGAGCAGGGTTTTTACACTCAACC includes the following:
- the nrdG gene encoding anaerobic ribonucleoside-triphosphate reductase activating protein, producing the protein MKLRIAGYERESVVDGPGIRFVIFAQGCPHRCKGCHNPETWDFSGGREVTEEELLSIIKATKLLRGVTFSGGEPFAQAQAFASLAEKVKGLGLDIVTYTGYTFEEILEMAQHDPDKKRLLELSDLLVDGPYIEKERDISLPFRGSRNQRLIAVKDSLALGRAVVTSI